The sequence AGATTGGCTGAATTGGGGTATGAGGTTGATTGAGAATGTCTACTTTTCGTTTCGATGTGATCAGTCTATGTCCGAAAGCCTTCGAGACATTAGATGAGTTAGGCGTAATTAGTAGAGCATTTTCTTCAAACATAGCTGAGTTGGAGATTCATAACCCTCGTGATTTCACTATTGATCGCTACAGAAAAGTTGATGATGAGCCTTATGGTGGCGGGGTAGGCATGGTGTTGAAACCAGAACCTGTCTTCGCGGCGTATAAATCAATTCCCCTCAATCGGAAGAGGAGGGTTTTAATGATGTCTCCTCAAGGGAAGCCTCTTGAACAGAATGATCTACAACGTTGGTCAGCAGATTACGACCAGTTGATAATTCTTTGCGGACATTACGAAGGTTTTGATGAAAGGATAAGGACACTTGCTGACGAAGAAGTCTCAACAGGTGATTTTGTGCTTACTGGTGGGGAGTTGCCTGCCATGGTTGTGGTTAATGGTGTAGTGCGATTGCTCCCAGGAACCCTAGGTACTGAGGAATCTTTGTTGGAAGAGAGCCATACTGATTTATTACTTGAACACCCTCAATACACCAGACCAGCAAACTTTCAGGGTATGGAAGTTCCATATGTTTTGAGGAGTGGAGATCATGGAGCTATTTCAACTTGGAGAGAAAAACAGCGTCAATTAAGAACCAAACAACGTCGTCCAGACCTTTACGTGCGATGGCTTGTTAAGCAACAATTGTCACAGTCGACAATTGATGAACTTCTTGGTGATTCTGTGAACAACCGGATTGGCAATGGTTATGACATTCATCGATTAGTTCCTGAAAGGGCACTAATTCTTGGAGGAGTTAAGCTTGATCACCCTGATGGCTTGGGCCTCGAAGGTCATAGTGATGCAGATGTTCTAGCTCATGCCGTTACAGATGCTTTGCTTGGGGCTCTTGCTTTAGGTGATATTGGCAAATACTTCCCACCTGAGGACCCTGAATGGGAAGGGGCTGATAGTTTGTTATTGCTTGAAAAGGTTGTAGCCCTAGTTAGGGACCATGGATGGCAGATTGTGAATGTTGATGCAGTTATCGTTGCTGAACGTCCAAAGCTGAAGCCTTATATAGATCTTATGAGACAAAATTTGGCTGAGAGATTAGGTGTTGCATTGCAATCAGTTGGAATTAAGGCAACTACTAATGAGAGACTTGGTCCGGAAGGCCGTGAAGAGGGTATTAGTAGTCACGCAGTTGCTTTGCTAGAGAGATTATGAAAAATTATTTAATTAAAAGTATTCCACTACGGTTTGCTAAAGGTTTAGTTTTACTTCTTGGAGTCTTGATACTGAACTTTATTAACGCGCAAGAGGCCTATTCAGCAATGTCAAGTAGTTCCAGCCCATCCAATCAAATTATTATTGAGCACCTTCGACTACATGTTGATGATCAAGATAGGCAGGCTTGGTTGGATGCAGAAAGAGGAAGTTGGGAGCAATGGCTGGATAAAAAGAGAGGTTTTCTTGGTAGAAAACTTTTCTGGGACCCTTTAAGAGAAGAAGCGATTGTAATGATCACCTGGGCAAGTTACTCTCAATGGAAAGATATTCCACAAGGAGAAATAGATGCTGTTCAAGAACGTTTTGAACAGTTAGCTCGTGAGGGTACTGGCAAAGAGAGAGGTAATCCTTTCCCACTTATATATGAAGGTGAACTATTGCCACAGTGATTGAAATTCAGGCAAGGTTAGATCTTCAGCGACGGCAACGCCTTGGGATGGTGGAGGCGGTTTGGGGTGAACACAAGACATCAGCTCAGATTGTGGAAATTCTCAAGAGTCTCCAGGCCGTTAGTGAATTGGCTTTGGTGACAAGAGTTAGTGCAGAGAAGGCTAAGGAATTGCAATCAGTTTTTGAGGGGGTTGAATTTCACCCTCAAGCTAGATGTTTAACTTTGGGGCGGACTGCTGACCTGATTCCATCACTGGGAGAGGTAGTGGTTTTAAGTGGTGGTACTAGTGACATGAATGTTGCAGCAGAAGCCGAATTGGCTTTGCGCTGCCATGGGATTAAGACTGAACTTTTAATTGATGTTGGTGTCTCTGGCTTACACCGCCTTTTAGATCAGTTAGAGAGATTAAAAACAGCTAAGGTTTTAATTGCTTGTGCAGGCATGGAAGGTGCTTTGCCAACAGTACTTGCAGGTTTGGTATCTCAGCCTGTCATTGGTGTACCAGTGTCTATTGGGTATGGCGTAAGTGCTGGAGGGAAAACAGCTCTTGAAGGTATGCTTGCAAGCTGTGCCCCAGGACTTGTTGTAGTCAATATTGATAATGGTTATGGAGCTGCAATGGCTGCATTGCGAATTCTCAAAAATTTAAACAGTTCTCGGAACAAGAACTCTTGATTTAGGAGTGAGGGCTGTTTGGAAGAAGCTTTTGCTGCTCATGGCTCTTCAAATCTAGAAGCTGTTCTACCCAAAGTTTCATTGAACGAGGCAGGCGACCTTGCTCATATCTAATAATCGCTTCAAAGAGAACAGGACTATTGACCCAATGCAATTTTCTTTGACTCATACACTTCTTTTGTTTCCTCTGAAGGTGATTTATCTAAGGGCTTCGCGCAAGAGGTAAATCAGTTATTCAGTCCTGTTCGTTGCATTTGGTACTAAGCCTTGATAGTTCGTCTCCGTGATTTGTTGCTTCTACATCAAGCAAACGGCTGACAAGTTCTGAGAGGTCGCGCTGAGCTAACTCACCATTGTTTTCCCACTTCATAGCGCGTGGGCCTTGACTTGATGAAGCAGACACTTCTGAATTTCAATTAATGCATTCGAATTTAATTGTGTTGAAGCTCTGATTTTGTTCTTATTGCACGTTTTTAGCGAAAGAAATTATGAAGAATTTTCTTGGGGGGGGATTTTTAAGGTCCTAGAGGTGCTTCAAATTGGGATAAGCCGTCACTAGTTCTTCGGCGCTAAGTACATCACCTTGTCCATCCGGTTGCCAAATTACTTCTAAAGCCATTAGGTCCTTTGAAGAGATTGATCCAAGGCTTCTAAGTGCATTTCGCAGCTGTTCACTGTTGTTTGTTTCGGATAGGTTCTCTCTTCTTTTTGATGCAATTACTAGAGTTACCGCAATGTACTCATTAGTTGCATCTGCGTCGCCAGGCATGCTTGTTGAGGTGTTGTTTGCAATTATCTGACCAGAAAAGTTAGAGGTTGTTTCTTTTGATAACTTGCTTCTTTCTGTGAGTGAAAGTCGGTTGAATGTTGACTCTGCTGAATTAAAAGGTACTTGACCATTTTCTAGGTTCGCATATACCCACAGGCTGGGCTGTCTTAGAAGTGAAAGGGTGGTCTCTTGTAAGACCTGCTGTAATCCAATAGAAGTACTTGTATTGGCTGATGCCGCTAAGTCTCTAAGGTCTGATTGAAGTTCTTTGGCATTTGCTAAAAGGCCAATTTGGAGTTGAATCAGCGTCACTGGGCCCTGTGTGGGTTGTGTTAGACCTCTGGACTTTTCAATTGTTGGAGCATTTAAACCTCCTTTTATTGAATTAACTATTACTCCTGCGATAGACATCAGAATTAAGAATCCAAACAGACCACCTCCACCAAAGCCAAAGATTGGAAGGATGAATGGGAAACCCATGCCTCCTCCTCTGTAACTGCCATAACCTCCTCTGTAGCCGCCGTACCCCCCTCCTCCATAGCTGCCACTGCCGCCTCTAGGTACTGAAGGTGCGCGAAAGCTCCCCCCTCCTATGCGGCCACCACTGGCTGCATAGGAGGGGGATGGCTGGCCCAGAAGTGAAACCACCACGAAGAATGTGAAGGCTAGTCTTGCTAGACAGCGCCTAATAGTTGTTGCTTGAGGAGGAAAAAATTTGGCCAATGATGGATTGGCGATTGGATCGACTTTAGGAACCTCCGCCGACAATCGTCACAATCTCAAGAGTATCCCCATCTTCTACATTTTGTTGTTCCCATTTATCGGGAGGTAGGATTGCACCATTGAACTCAACAACTATGAGGCGAGGATGATGCCCGAGTTGTTCAATTAATTTAGATAGGGTGAGAGGATTTTTAGATGGTTCGATCGCTTTTTCCTCGCCGTTTATTGTGAGTCTCATGATATTTTTTGGATTAGCTCAAGACTCATTGAAGTTGGATTGGTTGAATTCATGATCGCCCCCGCTATTGCGATTTTCTTTGCCCCAGCGTTGAGGACTTTATCTATATTTGAGCAATTAATACCTCCAATGGCAAACCATGGGAGCTGTGTAGCCTGAGATGCCTCTTTTACATAGCTGATTCCTGAAGGCCTGAGCCTTGGTTTTGTTTGTGTGGAAAAAACTGGTCCCACCCCAAGGTAATCACACCCTTCTTGCTCAGCTTCCTGAAGTTCTTTTATGCAATGTGTGCTTCGCCCTATTAATTTCTCTTTGCCGAGGAGCCGCCGAGCTATGTCTGTTGGAATATCATTTTGTCCGAGATGTACACCATCAGCATCTACAGCCAAGGCAAGATCTAAGCGATCATTGACGATGAATAGCGCTTTATGTTTTTTGCATAAACAAGCTAACTCTCTAGCTTGAATTACTCTCTCTCGATCAGTGTCCTCCTTGGAGCGGTATTGCACCATGTCTACGCCTTGTTCAAGTGCAGAAGCAACTCTTTTAGACAGATCGGGTTGAGGAGTCGTGATTAGACAAAGTTTTGAATGCTCAAGTTTCTTGCGAAGCTTTGATGTAATAGTCGCTTTTAATATCTTTAATTCAAGTTCATAAAGGCCATATCGAATTTTGCTGGCATTGTTCGCTAAATCAGGGTCTGTTATTCGACTAAATTCTTCTAAAACTCTCAATGCTTCTTGTACACGGGAGCAGTTTGCGGCGACCACCTCTTCTGGAGAATGTCTATTCTTTTGTGCAGGATGTGTTAGTCCAATTCCTTTGTCTTGACTTGTAGCTCTAGCGTTCTTATAGATTTCATGATGATGATTGCCGAGTTGCTGCCTCCAATCTTTGAGAGTTACAACAAGGTTTTTTTGCTGAAGTCCAAATCTGCACCAGTCTTCAACAACGCGCAGTCCCTCACGAGCTCTATCGAGGTTTGCATCTATCAGCCGAGCAACACATGAATTTGTGCTTGGGACTATAGACATCCATTTCGTGTCAGTCTTGGCAGGATCGCATGGTCTTGGGTTTATGGAGAAAGGTAGTTCTGATAGCACCATGAATGTGCTGATTTGGGGTGTTGTTCTCTTGGGAGCTATAGCTGTATTTATCATTTGGGGACTGGATAATGCTTATCCAGTCCCCAAATGATTTTCAATAGACTCCAAAATGGTTTTGGCTAATTTGGCATCTCGCCCAATTTGAGCACTAAGTTCAACAAGATTTGTAAATTGTTTTTGACTTCTAAGTTTTTGAACAGGTTCAACTATTAATTCTTGTCCAGTTAAGTCAAGGTCTTTGTCAAGGAGATGGACTTCTACTGCAGATGGAGCGGTTGGATCGACCGTAGGTTGAGGGCCTAAGTTCATTACCGCTGAAAAGGCATTGTCTTTATTGGGTTTCCAGGCCCAAGCCGCATAAACCCCTTGACCTGGAAGGAATTTGCGTCCATCAACTTGCAAATTTGCAGTAGGCCACCCTATTCCACGTCCTATACCTCGCCCTGAGACAACACTTCCACGAAAGCGATATGCGCGACCCATAAGTTTTTGGGCTGTTTTGAGTTCTCCTTTATTAAGAGCTGAACGTATGCGGCTACTGCTCATTCGACCTTCGTTGTCTTCCAGTATTGGCACAACCGAAACCTTTATCCCTGCAGTTGCGCCTATTTTTTCCAAGGTAAATACATCTCCTTCACGATTTTTCCCAAACCGGAAATTTGCTCCAACTGCAATGTGTTTGGCTTGAAGTGTTTCTAAAAGTATTTGATTAACAAATTTGTCTGGCGTTAGGGCGGCTAGAGATTTATCAAAAGGAATTAAAACAAGTTGCTCTACACCCAGTGGTTCTAAGAGGGAAGTTTTCTCTGAAGGTAGGTCTAATCGGAGTCGTGCTTCACCATACAGAACTTCTCGCGGATGTGGCCAGAAACTAACGACAGTAGGAATTCCAGGTGTATTTCTAGTGATTCTTTCAATTACCCGTCGATGGCCAGCATGAAGACCATCAAAGCTTCCCAGCGCTAGGGCTGTGGGAAGGAGTGCCTGCTTAGGAGAGCAGAGTGGGATCAAGAGTTACGTGCAAATTGTGCGTTTAGATGGCAAGTTTGAATCAGCCTCGCACTTGTAAGGATGGCAGACAAACTTGACTTCCAGCTTCTTTCATTAGGTATGCGACGCATCGGTTGGATTCGGTTTTGGATTCAGACAGTTCTTGGGGTTGTAGTTGTAGGAGTTTTACTCTTTAACAACGTTGGTAGCAGTCTTGCACGTAACTCAGAGCGGGCTTTGGGTCTAGGGCCAGGTTTGTCGCTGACAACATTGGCGTTTTTTTTCTTGCTGTATGGGCTTTGGCAGGGTTGGTTGATAGTTCGTACTGGTAGAGCTCTTGATAGTGCTGCTCGACCAAGTAGAGGAGAAACCAGTCGTTTGTTGAAGCGTGGACTAATTGCCGATCTTTTGGGATTGATTTTTGCTTCTGTGGGCTATCAAACTTTAGCCGGGGCACTTTTTGTGCAGGCTTCCATGCAAGCTCCTGGGATCTCAATAGGTGCAGGTATGAGGGCAATGGAAAATTATCCCATCACATCTTTGGAGATGCTTTCTGTGTTGAGCAATACGCAGGTCTTATTTGCACATGTCATTGGTGTGCTGTTTTCTCTTTGGTTGCTTCAACGTATCTATCGCACTAATTGATTTTTAATTTCTATATGTGGTAGATCTGAAAGTTCTCCTCTCCAAAAAAGATCTGGTTGAATTGGAGTTAGGGACGGGGCAGCCCTATTTATTTGAGCTACATCACTAGGCCATTCGCTTGGACCATCTCCTGCTGATTTAAAATCTTTTACTGCTTCTCCAGCTAACCAATAATAAGTATTGCCTCGAGGATCTTTTCGGCGCATGAATTGTTCTTCGTAATGTCTAATAGATAACCTTGTCCAACGAAGAGGGCCCATTTCCTCTAATGCAATTGGCGGGATGTTTAGATTTAGAAGGAGACTTTGAGGCCATTTCTTTTCAAGGACATTTTCTACAATGTCCATTGTTAGATTTGCTGCAACTTGGAAATTATTCCATTGAAATGAAGTTACGCTAACTGCCATTGAGGGTATTCCTTCTAGTGTTCCTTCTAGTGCTGCAGCAACTGTCCCAGAGCAAAAAATATCAGTACCTAAATTTGCACCATGATTAATTCCAGAGAGTACTAGATCTGGTTTGTCACTGAGCAGTTCATATAGTGCAAGCTTTATGCAGTCTGCAGGGGTTCCACTACAACCCCAGGCGGTTACATTCTTCTCGAATAATTCATCTGCTCTTTCTGCTCGGATTGGAGCTTGGAGAGTGAGGCCATGACCAGTCGCAGAACGCTCTTGGTCAGGACAGACAACAGTCACCTTATGGCCTCTTTGAGAGGCTGCAGAAGCGAGGACTCTAATCCCTTCAGCAAAAACTCCATCGTCATTGCTAATAAGAATGCTAAGAGGGTGCATTGCGAACATCGCATTAATGAGAACCTAGTCCTGATAGGTGCCTAAAGTCTTAAGTCAATACCTTCTTGCCGTGAGCTCCACTGTCTCCTTGCAACAACTCAAAGTTGAGCTTGAGCTTCTGGAGGAAGAAGCGGAACAAGATATAGCGAAAGCAGTTGATGAGGACTCTCTTGAAAAATTGAGGGTAAATCTTCTTGGTAAGAAAGGCCGTCTTTCAACGGTTCTTGGAGCGATGGGTCAGCTTCCAAGCTCTGATCGTCCTTTGGTGGGTCAGAGGGCCAATGTGCTTAAGAATCAATTGCAAGGATTAATTTCGCAGCGGTTACAGCTTTTGAAACAGAAAGCTTTAGCTGATTTGGTGGCTAAAGAAACTATTGACGTGACCGTGCCTTCAATTGGTACTCCTGTAGGTAAGCGTCATCCTTTAATTCAAACTAGTGAGGAGATTGTTGATTTATTTTGTGGGTTGGGATATGGAGTAGCAGAAGGCCCAGAGGTGGAAAACGATCATTACAATTTCACGGCTTTAAATATTCCTGAGAATCATCCAGCTCGGGATATGCAAGACACTTTTTATCTTGGGGAAAATCTTCTTTTAAGAACCCATACTTCACCAGTTCAGATTCGGTATTTAGAGCACAACCCTCCCCCTGTCAGGGTTGTGGCACCTGGAAGGGTTTATCGTCGTGACACAGTTGATTCAACTCATTCTCCAGTTTTCCATCAGGTTGAGGTGCTGGCTATAGATGAAGGTTTGGACTTCAGTCATCTTCGGGGCACCGTTATGGCTTTTTTGAAGGCTTTTTTTGGAGATCTACCAGTACGTTTTCGTGCGAGCTATTTCCCTTTTACAGAGCCCTCTGCAGAGGTTGATGTTCAATGGCGAGGTAGATGGCTGGAAGTCATGGGATGCGGAATGGTTGATCCTGCGGTCTTGGAGGGGTTAGGTCTCGATCCAGATCGATGGAGTGGCTTTGCTGCTGGACTTGGAGTCGAACGTTTTTGTATGGTTCGCCATGGAATTGATGACATCCGAAGGCTTTATACAAGTGATCTACGCTTTTTGGATCAATTTTGATGAAAGTTTCTATGACTGCTTCATTTATGTCGGTGACGCCTGGTGAGTAAATAGTAAACCTTTCATTTAAAGTGATTATGTACTTTGTCAATTCGATCGGTGTCCCGGGTAGGACTGATCGTCAATGATGGCAAGGATCTTGCTGTAAAGACTGCTCTCACAATTCAGCAGAGCCTTCACAAGGCTGGTCATGAGGTGGTTCGTGTTAGCAGCTCAGGTGGCATGGTGGGCTTTGCTAACCCTGACCAGAACATGCGCATGTTGGGGTACAACGCATGTGTTCCAGAAGGGTTTGATTCTTCGATTGCTTTTGCGATTGTTCTTGGGGGTGATGGCACTGTGCTGTCTGCAGCTCGTCAGACTGCGCCAGTACAAATACCAATTCTTACGATCAATACAGGCCACATGGGCTTTTTAGCAGAAGCTTATTTGGCAGATTTAGATAGGGCTCTTGATCAGGTTCTATCAATGCAGTGGATGCTTGAAGAGCGCACTAGCCTTGTGGTGAGCGTTATGCGTGGTGAACAACGTCGATGGGAGGCTTTGTGTCTGAATGAGATGGCTTTGCATCGTGAGCCTCTAACTAGCATGTGCCATTTTGAGGTCTCAATAGGACGTCATGCTCCAGTAGATATCTCCGCGGATGGAGTAATTCTTTCGACTCCAACTGGATCCACAGCCTACTCTTTGAGTGCAGGTGGGCCAGTAATAAGTCCAGATTGTCCGGTATTGCAATTAACACCTATTGCCCCACATTCTCTTGCCTCTAGAGCGCTTGTTTTTAGTGATGAGGAGCCTGTGACTGTTTTCCCTGCTACCCCTGAAAGATTGATGATGGTCGTTGATGGAAGTGCGGGTTGTTATGTCTGGCCTGAGGACAGAGTTTTGATACGTCGTAGTGATCATCCCGTGAAATTTGTTCGACTTTCAGATCATGAATTTTTTCAGGTTCTTCGAAATAAGTTGGGTTGGGGGCTCCCTCATGTCGCGAAACCGGACCGCCAATAAAGATAGTTCCTCAGACCCTTTCTTGGGGACTAAATTTCTCACCTTGTTCTTAGGTTGCGGATTCTTTGTCTGTAATACCTTTTTGCCTGGGAATGTCTATTCGTCTGATGTGCGGTCTCCTCAATACTTACCTTTAGAGGCTAGATGGTGTTTGCCAATTGGAGAATGCTTATTGCTTGAAATTGCAGACACTATTGAAGAGAAAAGAATTGGGTTGATGGAGCGTTCTTTAATTCATTCAGGAACTGGAATGTGGTTTCAATTCTCTCCTGCAGAAATTGTTCGATTTTGGATGCATAAAACATATATCCCTCTTGATATAGTTTTCCTTTCAGAGGGTTTGATTGTTGCTATAGAAAAAAGTCTAAAGCCTTGCTTTTTATCTCCTTGTAAAAGTTATGGCCCAAATAAATTGGTGGATAGTGTAATTGAATTGGAAGCAGGAGCAGTTGAAAGACTGGGAATTAAAGTTGGCGACTTTGTTAATATTGAATATATATCAGGCACATCTAAAGATATTAAATAAATCTATTGCAAATGTTATTCTTTAGAGAACTTTTCCTTTTAGGATGAATACCGGGTTTGTAGGGGAAAGCCTTGTTCCACTTGCAAGAGGGACGCCTCGCCATGATTGATGTTGACTAATAGTTAACTCGCAACTTGAGTCTTTTAAAGTTCTAGTTAGTTCTGACATGGCTTCTAACGTAACAAAAGGAATTAGTACTATTCCTCCTTTAGGAAGTAGTTTTAAAACTACTTCTAAAAGTTTTTCTCGGTGAATACCTCCACCTCCCAGAACTACTCTTTGGGGATTACACAGATCTTCTGGTATCTCTCTATTAGTGATCACTTTGAGAGCTTCGGATTCGATAACTGCAGCAGGTTGGACAAATAAGCGTTTTGCATTGGCTTGAATTAATGAACTAGCACCTATACGTTTTTCAATAGCAAGTAGTTTTAGTTTGGGTCTTAATCGAAGTGCTTCTAGCCCTATACTTCCAACTCCTGCGCCAATATCCCAAAGCACTCCTTCTTTTGGTAACTCCAGGTCGGCTATTAATTGAACCCTGATTTCTCTTTTGGTCATAAGCCCAGGACTGTCATCGTGTTGCAAAAAAATGCCATCTTCTATCCCAAATAAGGGAAGGCTTTCTGGGGTTGGTGGTGATGGCTTTTCTTCTAGAAGAATCACAATGTGGAGTGGGTGAAGATCTGGGGCTAATTCATCCTTTGGCATTACACGTTGAATACGCTCTTGTGGATGTCCTAATTGCTCGCAGATCCAGAGTGCATAACTTTCTTCTAGGCCAGATGCATGTAAGTATTGCCTTACTTCCTTTGCTCCCTCATTGGTTGGATTAGTAAGTATGGCCAAGCTTTCAGGCCTTTCTTGTAAACGTTTTGCTAAAGGAGCAGCGTCACGACCATGGAGGCTAATCCAACTTGCATTTTGCCAAGGTATACCTAAACGAGCGAATGCTAGTTGCATAGAAGTTATGGAAGGGTGAAAAACGAGACGATTGCCAGGTAAAGATTCAACTAGACATCTGCCTATACCAAACCAAAGAGGGTCGCCACTAGCTAGCACTATGACTTGATCACCCTGTTTTTTTAACCAGTTAATTAACTCAGATGGGCTATCACTTGCGATGCACTCAGGAAGGGGTTTCTTAGTTGAATTGCTCCACCATTGAGGGATAATTTTTAAAATTCTTTTTGGGGCTGCGATTTTTTTCGTTGAGAGAATTAATTCCTGGAGGTACTTGGGGAGTTTTTCTGGACCTGATGCATCAGTGCCGATGACATGTATCAGATTTTCAACTTTATTGATTTGATTTGTTTTCTTTTGCATTTAGAAATTTCTTGGGAGCCTTTAATGGATCTTGACTTGAATAGTAATAATCTCTTGCTTGATAGAAGGGATTAGTGGAAAAGCCAAGCGATTGGACAACTCAGAATTTAGAAAGGCGTCGACGTCTTCATGAACTTCTGATTGCGTTAATACGACAGCAAGAAGAGATGGAGTTGGTTGATGTTGACACTCCAAGCTTTGATGGGAAAAGTAGTTTTTCCATCAAAGGCGAGGATCCAGCGCGCTGGCTGGAACGTAACAAGCGGATTTTTCAGAAGTATCAGTCTTTGGTACGGTCTGCAATAACTTTGGATGCGCTTCTTGATTCGGAGCATTGTGAACCTCAAAGAAGTACGTCGGATTAAAGGGTTAAAGAATGCCTTGTTTTGTTTTTTGTTGACGATTGCATTATTGCTGCAGGCTCCATCAATAACTAATGCTTCACTTCTCTTTACTGAAACTGATAATGGCAGGTTGTTTACTAAAAGCCTGGAAAGCCTCCGGGATGTGGATTATCAAACTTGGCAGGTAGTGGCTTATCCGAATGAACTGGATGAAGGTAAGTTGGTTTTGCGAATAGTTGGTTATCCAGGCACTTTGCGGATGGATCACCCCAATTCACTTGTGGTGCATGCTGGACGTAAGGATTGGCTTTTGCAAGATATAACTTTATCTAATTCAAAACTAGTAAATGATTCACGGGAAGCGGCAGCAGAATTTGATTTATCTCCTTTGGTTAATGATTTGAGAAATAATCGTCCTTTGCGTTTGATGTTGCCAGAAGTCTTTAATGATTTACCAGTACCGCCATATGTCGTTAGTGAATGGCGTTCCTTGCTGCCCGAGAAATTAGTAGATGGCCAAACTTGAAGATACTTCTTCTCCTTGGGCGCCTTGGATGCGCCGAGCTCTTCAGCTGGCGGCACTTGCAGAGGGATGTACTAGTCCTAATCCATTAGTAGGCGCTGTTGTTCTTGATCCAAACGGGAAATTGATTGGAGAAGGGTTTCATGTTCGAGCTGGGATGCCTCATGCGGAGATTGATGCTTTGGCTCAGGCTGGCGTAAAGGCAAAAGGAGGTACTTTGGTTGTAACGCTTGAGCCTTGTTGTCATCAAGGAAGAACTCCTCCTTGTACAGAGGCGATTTTGGATTCTGGGATATTGAGAGTTGTGGTTGCATTACAAGATCCAGATCCACGTGTTGCAGGGAAGGGAATCTCACGACTACGTGAGGCAGGCCTTGAAGTTATTACAGAATTACTTGAGCAAGAAGCAGCTAATCAGAACCGGGAATTTATTTTTAGAGTTAGGAATGGAAGACCTTGGGGCATCCTTAAGTGGGCTATGAGTTCGGATGGGCGAATAGGACTTCCCAATGGTGAGAGTCAATGGATCAGTGGAACAAAAGCACGTGAATGGGTTCATTGTCTTCGGGCGAAATGTGACGCTGTGATTATTGGTGGTGGAACTCTTCGATCTGACGACCCTTTGTTAACAAGTAGAGGTTTGTCTGATCCGGAGCCTCTTCGTGTAGTGCTTACTCGAAGCCTTGATTTGCCTGCTGAAGCCCAGCTTTGGAATACAGCCAAAGCTAAAACTGTTATTGCTCATGGGCCTAATTCTGTCCAAGAGTGTTTAAAAAAATTGCCAGAGGGATTAGATCGGATGTCTCTGAATGAGGCTGACCCTCTTGTATTACTAAATGAATTAGCAGAAAGAGGCTGTAACCGTGTGCTTTGGGAGTGTGGCCCAACTTTGGCAACAACTGCGATTCAAAAGGGCTGTGTTCAGGAGTTGGCAATAGTGATGGCTCCCAAATTATTAGGAGGAATTACTTCGATGAGCCCCTTGTCTGATTTAGGGTTTACCTCAATGAATCAGGTATTGCTTTTAAAGTCTGGTTCAATGCATAGACTTGGTGGAGATTGGCTTTTGAACGTGCTTCTCCCAGAGATGAAATGTTGATTTTTGCCTTTTCGTTCGGTTCTTACGCCAGATGAATTAAACGCTTCAAGTCTGTCGCGCTTAATTTGTATTTCACTGAGTTTTTTTTCACTATGGCGATTCGTCAGGATGACAATCAGCCGAATCGTCGTTTCGGGATAATTAATTTTGTTTTGATTGGATTTGGATTGTTGCTCCTGATTAGCAGCATCTTGCCTAATCCAAGCTTGCAAGTTCCACGTGTCCCTTATTCGCTATTTA comes from Prochlorococcus sp. MIT 1307 and encodes:
- the trmD gene encoding tRNA (guanosine(37)-N1)-methyltransferase TrmD, with protein sequence MSTFRFDVISLCPKAFETLDELGVISRAFSSNIAELEIHNPRDFTIDRYRKVDDEPYGGGVGMVLKPEPVFAAYKSIPLNRKRRVLMMSPQGKPLEQNDLQRWSADYDQLIILCGHYEGFDERIRTLADEEVSTGDFVLTGGELPAMVVVNGVVRLLPGTLGTEESLLEESHTDLLLEHPQYTRPANFQGMEVPYVLRSGDHGAISTWREKQRQLRTKQRRPDLYVRWLVKQQLSQSTIDELLGDSVNNRIGNGYDIHRLVPERALILGGVKLDHPDGLGLEGHSDADVLAHAVTDALLGALALGDIGKYFPPEDPEWEGADSLLLLEKVVALVRDHGWQIVNVDAVIVAERPKLKPYIDLMRQNLAERLGVALQSVGIKATTNERLGPEGREEGISSHAVALLERL
- a CDS encoding TIGR03792 family protein — encoded protein: MKNYLIKSIPLRFAKGLVLLLGVLILNFINAQEAYSAMSSSSSPSNQIIIEHLRLHVDDQDRQAWLDAERGSWEQWLDKKRGFLGRKLFWDPLREEAIVMITWASYSQWKDIPQGEIDAVQERFEQLAREGTGKERGNPFPLIYEGELLPQ
- the larB gene encoding nickel pincer cofactor biosynthesis protein LarB; this encodes MIEIQARLDLQRRQRLGMVEAVWGEHKTSAQIVEILKSLQAVSELALVTRVSAEKAKELQSVFEGVEFHPQARCLTLGRTADLIPSLGEVVVLSGGTSDMNVAAEAELALRCHGIKTELLIDVGVSGLHRLLDQLERLKTAKVLIACAGMEGALPTVLAGLVSQPVIGVPVSIGYGVSAGGKTALEGMLASCAPGLVVVNIDNGYGAAMAALRILKNLNSSRNKNS
- a CDS encoding DUF1517 domain-containing protein; protein product: MAKFFPPQATTIRRCLARLAFTFFVVVSLLGQPSPSYAASGGRIGGGSFRAPSVPRGGSGSYGGGGYGGYRGGYGSYRGGGMGFPFILPIFGFGGGGLFGFLILMSIAGVIVNSIKGGLNAPTIEKSRGLTQPTQGPVTLIQLQIGLLANAKELQSDLRDLAASANTSTSIGLQQVLQETTLSLLRQPSLWVYANLENGQVPFNSAESTFNRLSLTERSKLSKETTSNFSGQIIANNTSTSMPGDADATNEYIAVTLVIASKRRENLSETNNSEQLRNALRSLGSISSKDLMALEVIWQPDGQGDVLSAEELVTAYPNLKHL
- the thiS gene encoding sulfur carrier protein ThiS; amino-acid sequence: MRLTINGEEKAIEPSKNPLTLSKLIEQLGHHPRLIVVEFNGAILPPDKWEQQNVEDGDTLEIVTIVGGGS
- a CDS encoding thiamine phosphate synthase; this encodes MSIVPSTNSCVARLIDANLDRAREGLRVVEDWCRFGLQQKNLVVTLKDWRQQLGNHHHEIYKNARATSQDKGIGLTHPAQKNRHSPEEVVAANCSRVQEALRVLEEFSRITDPDLANNASKIRYGLYELELKILKATITSKLRKKLEHSKLCLITTPQPDLSKRVASALEQGVDMVQYRSKEDTDRERVIQARELACLCKKHKALFIVNDRLDLALAVDADGVHLGQNDIPTDIARRLLGKEKLIGRSTHCIKELQEAEQEGCDYLGVGPVFSTQTKPRLRPSGISYVKEASQATQLPWFAIGGINCSNIDKVLNAGAKKIAIAGAIMNSTNPTSMSLELIQKIS
- a CDS encoding bifunctional riboflavin kinase/FAD synthetase translates to MIPLCSPKQALLPTALALGSFDGLHAGHRRVIERITRNTPGIPTVVSFWPHPREVLYGEARLRLDLPSEKTSLLEPLGVEQLVLIPFDKSLAALTPDKFVNQILLETLQAKHIAVGANFRFGKNREGDVFTLEKIGATAGIKVSVVPILEDNEGRMSSSRIRSALNKGELKTAQKLMGRAYRFRGSVVSGRGIGRGIGWPTANLQVDGRKFLPGQGVYAAWAWKPNKDNAFSAVMNLGPQPTVDPTAPSAVEVHLLDKDLDLTGQELIVEPVQKLRSQKQFTNLVELSAQIGRDAKLAKTILESIENHLGTG